The following coding sequences lie in one Arthrobacter sp. SLBN-122 genomic window:
- a CDS encoding ABC transporter ATP-binding protein yields MTAPIPDQASNTGPVAALSIRGLAKRFGGKIAVDGISLEVPAGSFFGIVGPNGAGKTTTLSMATGLLRPDFGTAVVHGVDVWQHPLEAKRLMGILPDGVRLFDRLTGEQLITYAGLLRGMDKAVVAARVGELLAAMDLTQDAGTLVVDYSAGMTKKIALASALIHAPRLLVLDEPFEAVDPVSAANIRSILDRYVASGGTVIVSSHVMDLVQRMCDHVAVVACGRLLAAGTVDEVRAGASLEDRFVQLVGGHSHTEGLEWLRTF; encoded by the coding sequence ATGACTGCTCCGATCCCTGACCAGGCGTCGAATACCGGGCCCGTGGCGGCCCTTTCCATCCGCGGGCTGGCCAAGCGGTTCGGCGGGAAGATCGCGGTGGACGGCATCAGCCTGGAAGTTCCCGCGGGTTCCTTTTTCGGGATCGTGGGCCCCAACGGCGCGGGCAAGACCACCACGCTCTCCATGGCCACCGGCCTCCTGCGCCCCGACTTCGGCACTGCGGTGGTGCATGGGGTTGATGTCTGGCAGCACCCGCTGGAAGCCAAGCGGCTGATGGGAATCCTGCCTGACGGCGTCCGGCTCTTCGACCGGCTCACCGGGGAGCAGCTGATCACGTACGCCGGGCTGCTGCGCGGCATGGACAAAGCCGTAGTGGCTGCCCGGGTGGGGGAGCTGCTGGCGGCCATGGACCTGACGCAGGACGCCGGCACGCTGGTGGTGGACTATTCGGCCGGCATGACCAAGAAAATCGCGCTGGCCTCCGCCCTGATCCACGCCCCGCGGCTCCTGGTCCTGGATGAGCCCTTCGAAGCGGTCGACCCGGTATCAGCCGCGAACATCCGCTCCATCCTGGACCGGTATGTGGCCTCCGGCGGGACCGTCATCGTGTCCAGCCATGTGATGGATCTGGTGCAGCGCATGTGCGACCACGTTGCCGTGGTGGCCTGTGGCCGGCTGCTGGCAGCGGGGACCGTGGACGAGGTCCGCGCCGGCGCCTCCCTTGAAGACCGGTTTGTGCAGCTGGTTGGCGGCCACAGCCACACGGAAGGGCTGGAATGGTTGCGCACCTTCTGA
- a CDS encoding Na+/H+ antiporter gives MDIALGLLVIVAVVCAGSAVGRRFNIPVPLLLVLAGVAGSFLPFIPPVELNPELVLVGLLPPLLYAAAFRTSLFDFKTNRRSIGLLSVGYVIFGTLGVGLVVWWLFPEIPLAAAIALGAVVAPPDAVAATAIARKVGMPRRIVNILEGESLVNDATALVCLRAALAAIAGSVSVLDVAGGFVVAAGGGLAVGLAAAYLLTEIRKRISNVAINTSTSLMAPFVAFLPAEAIHASGVLAVVVTGLVMGTKAPSMPNGAARQSARSNWDTVQFLLENAVFLLIGLQVRSIIDSVQDDSLGAGRVWLGCAVILLAVLVLRPVWVFPATYLPRLVPSVQRADPAPPWQFPAIVSWAGMRGVVTLAAVLTLPDDLEHRNVLVLAAMVVVAGTLVLQGFTLPALVRALGLPGPDKREDALNQASLMQLATAAGMDRLEQLRRESDPPEVMDMLRRRTQERGLAAWERLGRSAAEAATPSQRYAQLRMAMLEAERDKVLELRRGGDFAHEVLSEVLERLDVEESMLDASLHELGAAAEGAGEGLSQPGGVCDHLAATMPSPAPANPSCAGCKREGTTPVHLRLCLGCGNVGCCDSSAGRHASRHFKETGHPVMRSIEPGEEWRWCYVDDLLG, from the coding sequence ATGGACATTGCGTTGGGCCTGCTGGTGATCGTTGCTGTGGTCTGCGCCGGCAGCGCCGTGGGCCGCAGGTTCAACATCCCGGTTCCGCTGCTGCTGGTCCTGGCGGGAGTGGCGGGATCGTTCCTGCCGTTCATTCCGCCGGTGGAGCTGAACCCCGAACTGGTGCTGGTGGGCCTGCTGCCGCCGCTGCTCTACGCGGCCGCGTTCCGCACCTCGCTGTTCGACTTCAAGACCAACCGCAGGTCCATCGGCCTGTTGTCCGTGGGCTACGTCATCTTCGGCACCCTGGGAGTCGGGCTCGTGGTGTGGTGGCTCTTCCCCGAAATCCCGCTGGCGGCCGCCATTGCCCTTGGCGCAGTGGTGGCGCCTCCGGACGCCGTGGCCGCTACGGCCATTGCGCGGAAGGTGGGAATGCCGCGCCGGATCGTGAACATCCTGGAAGGCGAATCACTGGTCAATGACGCCACGGCGCTGGTGTGCCTGCGCGCAGCCCTGGCGGCCATCGCCGGGTCCGTCTCAGTATTGGACGTGGCCGGCGGCTTTGTGGTGGCGGCCGGCGGGGGCCTCGCGGTGGGCCTCGCCGCCGCTTACCTCCTCACCGAAATCAGGAAACGGATCAGCAACGTTGCCATCAACACCTCAACATCGCTGATGGCACCGTTCGTTGCATTCCTTCCCGCCGAGGCGATCCACGCGTCCGGCGTGCTCGCCGTCGTCGTGACCGGCCTGGTGATGGGTACCAAGGCGCCCTCAATGCCCAACGGTGCCGCGCGGCAAAGCGCCCGGAGCAACTGGGACACCGTCCAGTTCCTGTTGGAGAACGCCGTGTTCCTCCTGATCGGCCTGCAGGTGCGCAGCATCATTGACAGCGTCCAGGACGATTCGCTGGGCGCCGGCCGGGTGTGGCTCGGGTGCGCCGTGATCCTGCTGGCGGTGCTGGTGCTGCGCCCCGTTTGGGTTTTTCCGGCCACGTACCTGCCCCGCCTGGTTCCTTCCGTGCAGCGGGCAGACCCCGCGCCGCCCTGGCAGTTTCCCGCCATTGTGTCCTGGGCGGGCATGCGCGGAGTGGTCACCCTTGCCGCCGTCCTGACGCTGCCGGATGACCTGGAGCACCGCAACGTGCTGGTCCTGGCCGCCATGGTGGTGGTGGCCGGCACCCTGGTGCTGCAGGGATTCACGCTGCCGGCCCTGGTCCGGGCCCTCGGGCTGCCGGGGCCGGACAAGCGGGAGGACGCGCTGAACCAGGCCTCACTGATGCAGCTGGCAACCGCCGCGGGGATGGACCGGCTGGAGCAGCTGCGGCGCGAGAGCGACCCGCCGGAGGTCATGGACATGCTGCGGCGGCGCACGCAGGAGCGGGGACTTGCGGCCTGGGAACGCCTGGGCAGGTCCGCGGCAGAGGCGGCCACCCCAAGCCAGCGGTACGCGCAGCTGCGGATGGCCATGCTGGAGGCCGAACGGGACAAGGTGCTGGAGCTCCGGCGCGGCGGGGACTTTGCCCATGAAGTCCTCAGCGAGGTCCTGGAACGGCTCGATGTGGAGGAGTCCATGCTGGACGCTTCCCTCCACGAACTGGGCGCTGCCGCTGAAGGCGCCGGCGAAGGGCTGTCCCAGCCCGGCGGCGTCTGCGACCACCTGGCGGCAACCATGCCGTCGCCTGCCCCCGCCAACCCGTCCTGTGCCGGGTGTAAGCGGGAAGGGACCACACCGGTGCACCTGCGGCTGTGCTTGGGCTGCGGAAACGTTGGCTGCTGCGACTCCTCCGCGGGCCGGCACGCCAGCCGCCACTTCAAGGAGACCGGCCATCCGGTCATGCGCAGCATCGAACCCGGCGAAGAGTGGCGCTGGTGCTACGTGGACGACCTGCTGGGCTGA
- a CDS encoding NADH:flavin oxidoreductase/NADH oxidase yields the protein MPALFQPLTLRSMELEHRGWVSPMCQYSCDPDDAPGVPNDWHLVHLGAFATGGAAMILTEAAAVNAAGRISPRDAGLYNDDQAAAWHRIISFVHRHGVAGTKIGVQLAHAGRKASTYWPFSGKHGSVPASDGGWDTVGPSTSAFEGYAAPAAMTEEQIHGVIADFAAAAVRAVDAGFDTMEIHGAHGYLLHQFQSPLINQRSDDWGGDEAGRNRLMLAVVDAVRAVIPDSMPLLLRISATDWAPGGVDQAASVRLAREAAAHGVDLVDVSSGGAVANQQIKPGLGYQTGFSAAIRGEAGIATGTVGLVTTPGQAEHAIATGQADGVFIARAALRDPHWWFRAAFDLGYDMAWPPQYERAIPRRAF from the coding sequence GTGCCGGCCCTGTTCCAGCCGCTGACGCTGCGGTCCATGGAGCTGGAGCACCGCGGCTGGGTGTCTCCCATGTGCCAGTACAGCTGCGATCCCGACGACGCCCCCGGAGTGCCGAACGACTGGCATCTGGTGCACTTGGGCGCGTTCGCCACGGGCGGCGCGGCAATGATCCTCACGGAGGCCGCGGCAGTAAACGCAGCCGGCCGGATCAGTCCCCGCGACGCCGGACTCTACAACGACGACCAGGCGGCGGCCTGGCATCGGATCATTTCCTTTGTCCACCGGCACGGCGTTGCCGGAACGAAGATCGGCGTGCAGTTGGCCCACGCCGGGCGCAAAGCGTCCACGTACTGGCCGTTTTCCGGCAAGCACGGCAGCGTTCCGGCGTCCGACGGCGGCTGGGACACCGTGGGCCCGTCCACCTCCGCCTTTGAAGGCTATGCGGCGCCTGCCGCCATGACCGAGGAACAGATCCACGGCGTCATTGCCGATTTCGCCGCAGCCGCTGTCCGCGCCGTGGACGCGGGCTTTGACACCATGGAAATCCACGGGGCGCACGGCTACCTCCTGCACCAGTTCCAGAGCCCGCTGATCAACCAGCGCAGCGATGACTGGGGCGGCGACGAAGCCGGACGTAACCGGCTCATGCTGGCCGTGGTTGACGCGGTCCGCGCCGTGATTCCCGATTCGATGCCCCTGCTGCTCCGGATCTCGGCCACGGACTGGGCACCTGGCGGCGTGGACCAGGCAGCGTCGGTCCGCCTGGCACGGGAGGCTGCCGCGCACGGTGTGGACCTGGTGGATGTTTCCAGCGGCGGGGCAGTGGCCAACCAGCAGATCAAGCCGGGCCTGGGCTATCAGACCGGATTCTCGGCGGCCATCCGCGGGGAGGCAGGAATCGCAACCGGCACCGTGGGCCTGGTGACCACCCCCGGTCAGGCGGAGCACGCCATCGCCACCGGGCAGGCAGACGGCGTCTTCATTGCCCGGGCGGCCCTGCGGGACCCCCACTGGTGGTTCCGCGCCGCATTCGACCTGGGCTATGACATGGCTTGGCCGCCCCAGTACGAGCGGGCCATCCCGCGCCGGGCCTTCTGA
- a CDS encoding tetratricopeptide repeat protein has product MSSPASRPVPPAAANPLNLRGAVDLSSLKRPASPSGTAAPSGPAAGTPQAPQPGAPAGGTELTVNVTEANFQQLVELSAQVPVVFALWAPYSPESGRMVETLERVVAGYGGRLVLGAADIEAFPQLAQAFQVQAVPTAVAVLKGQPVPLFQGGAEEQQVRSLFDELLKVAAANGVTGSLDGGAGGEPEPAPLPPLHQAAFDAIEAGDYAAAAEAYRQALKEMPSDHEAKAGLAQVELMDRLQSLSAQDSEALRAQAADEPDNLAAQLGVADLDVAGGHVEDALNRLVAFIGRNFGPERETARVRLLELFDVVGAGDERVAKARQALARVLF; this is encoded by the coding sequence ATGAGTTCGCCAGCTTCCCGCCCAGTCCCTCCTGCCGCTGCCAACCCGCTTAACCTGCGCGGCGCCGTCGACCTTTCCTCGCTGAAGCGCCCCGCATCACCCTCCGGTACTGCCGCCCCCTCCGGCCCTGCCGCAGGAACGCCGCAGGCTCCGCAGCCCGGGGCACCCGCCGGCGGAACCGAACTCACGGTCAACGTCACCGAGGCCAACTTCCAGCAGCTGGTGGAACTGTCCGCCCAGGTCCCGGTGGTGTTCGCCCTGTGGGCCCCCTACTCGCCCGAGTCCGGCAGGATGGTCGAGACCCTTGAGCGCGTGGTTGCCGGCTACGGCGGCCGCCTGGTCCTTGGCGCCGCGGACATCGAAGCCTTCCCGCAGCTTGCCCAGGCCTTCCAGGTGCAGGCCGTCCCCACCGCCGTCGCCGTCCTCAAGGGGCAGCCGGTGCCGCTGTTCCAGGGCGGGGCCGAGGAACAGCAGGTGCGCAGCCTCTTCGACGAACTCCTCAAGGTGGCTGCGGCGAACGGGGTCACCGGGAGCCTTGACGGTGGAGCGGGCGGAGAGCCGGAGCCCGCGCCGCTGCCGCCGCTGCACCAGGCCGCCTTCGACGCCATCGAGGCCGGCGACTACGCCGCGGCCGCCGAGGCCTACCGCCAGGCGCTGAAAGAGATGCCGTCGGACCACGAGGCCAAGGCCGGGCTGGCGCAGGTGGAGCTGATGGACCGGCTGCAGTCCTTGTCGGCCCAGGACAGCGAGGCCCTGCGCGCGCAGGCCGCCGATGAGCCGGACAACCTGGCGGCGCAGCTTGGGGTGGCGGACCTGGACGTGGCCGGCGGGCACGTCGAGGATGCGCTGAACCGGCTGGTGGCATTCATCGGCAGGAACTTCGGCCCGGAGCGGGAGACCGCACGGGTGCGGCTGCTGGAGCTGTTCGACGTGGTGGGCGCCGGTGATGAGCGGGTGGCAAAGGCTCGGCAGGCGCTTGCCCGGGTGCTCTTCTAG
- a CDS encoding AI-2E family transporter, which yields MTDKTDPSSAAAGKSGDSKGPVPAPVPPLGMAAAAHRRGHATAALGQVVRRLRQPLPGAQPRLRFEMPPEYTGQVPDVEQGGDEEPQFGHPGPRMSPQHPLYMGFMGTVGVGLALLVYWIGSHTTQLLLWIVAALFIALGLEPVVGWLENRRIPRPAGILVSVAVLMGAVVGFFATLIPTIVEQVSEIVRQAPDWVRSFMDSDFFRSLDDQFGVRDRITEELDKFVNDPAAMGGIFGGVVGFGSTVANGLFGTLIVLVLSLYFLAALPAMKKWGYRLAPRSRRKRVAALSEEITRSVGNYVIGQACVALLNATFAFVVMSIVGIPFALLLAFVVVLLAFIPLVGGMIAGIVVVLVSLTEGWQAAAIYAVCYFAYLQFEAYFISPRIMQKAVAVPGAVAVISVIAGGSLLGVLGALIAIPTAAAVLLLLREIYIVRQDQH from the coding sequence GTGACAGACAAGACGGACCCGTCCTCGGCTGCAGCCGGAAAATCCGGGGATTCCAAGGGCCCTGTCCCTGCGCCGGTGCCTCCCCTCGGCATGGCAGCAGCCGCGCACCGCAGGGGTCACGCCACCGCCGCCCTTGGCCAGGTGGTCCGCAGGCTCCGCCAGCCCCTGCCAGGGGCACAGCCCAGGCTCCGCTTCGAAATGCCCCCCGAATACACGGGACAAGTGCCGGACGTGGAGCAGGGCGGCGACGAGGAACCCCAGTTCGGCCACCCCGGGCCACGCATGTCCCCTCAACATCCGCTGTACATGGGCTTCATGGGGACGGTGGGCGTGGGACTGGCGCTGCTGGTCTACTGGATCGGGTCCCACACCACGCAATTGCTGCTGTGGATCGTCGCGGCGTTGTTCATCGCCCTGGGGCTTGAACCCGTGGTGGGCTGGCTGGAGAACCGCAGGATCCCCCGGCCCGCCGGCATCCTGGTCTCCGTGGCTGTCCTGATGGGCGCCGTCGTCGGATTCTTCGCCACGCTCATCCCCACCATTGTTGAACAGGTATCGGAGATCGTGCGGCAGGCGCCGGACTGGGTGCGCAGCTTCATGGACTCGGACTTCTTCCGCAGCCTCGATGACCAGTTCGGCGTGCGCGACCGCATTACCGAGGAACTGGACAAGTTCGTCAACGATCCCGCCGCCATGGGCGGTATTTTCGGCGGCGTGGTGGGATTCGGTTCCACCGTGGCCAACGGGCTGTTCGGCACCCTGATCGTCCTGGTGCTGAGCCTGTACTTCCTGGCGGCGCTGCCGGCGATGAAGAAGTGGGGCTACCGGCTGGCGCCGCGCTCCCGCCGGAAACGGGTGGCAGCCCTCTCGGAGGAAATCACCCGGTCGGTGGGGAACTACGTGATCGGCCAGGCCTGCGTGGCCCTTCTCAATGCCACGTTCGCCTTCGTGGTGATGTCCATTGTGGGCATTCCGTTTGCCCTGCTCCTGGCGTTCGTGGTGGTCCTGCTCGCATTCATCCCGCTGGTTGGCGGCATGATTGCAGGCATCGTGGTGGTCCTCGTGTCCCTCACGGAGGGCTGGCAGGCGGCGGCCATCTACGCGGTCTGCTACTTCGCCTACCTGCAGTTCGAGGCCTACTTCATCTCACCGCGCATCATGCAGAAGGCAGTTGCCGTGCCCGGTGCGGTGGCGGTGATCTCCGTTATCGCCGGCGGCAGCCTGCTGGGCGTGCTCGGTGCCCTGATTGCCATTCCCACCGCCGCCGCCGTACTGCTGCTGCTCCGGGAGATCTACATCGTCCGGCAGGACCAGCACTAA
- a CDS encoding alpha/beta hydrolase, translating to MTFDPASYQFTQAAGPVPIRASTVLPARRENIELQTADGHRLVGELALPESGPVKATLITLHPLPTHGGFMDSHVYRKASYRLPALAGIAVLRFNTRGTASARGTSSGAFEEGIGEQYDVEAAVRFAVDRGLPNRWLVGWSFGTELALMYGAREPVAGEIEGAVLLSPPLHRATDKHLQLWAESGKPLTVLVPEHDDFLQPAEAAERFRLVPQARVVGVDGAKHLWVGEKYAGRVLNDIVALVSPDPGAAPLPQEWDGPAATAGA from the coding sequence ATGACTTTTGATCCGGCGTCGTACCAATTCACCCAAGCCGCGGGACCTGTCCCCATCCGCGCCTCCACCGTCCTGCCTGCCCGGCGCGAGAACATCGAGCTGCAGACCGCGGACGGCCACAGGCTGGTGGGCGAACTGGCGCTGCCTGAATCGGGTCCGGTCAAGGCCACGCTGATCACGCTCCATCCGCTGCCGACGCACGGCGGCTTCATGGATTCCCACGTCTACCGCAAGGCCTCCTACCGGTTGCCGGCGCTGGCGGGAATCGCGGTGCTGCGCTTCAACACGCGGGGTACCGCCTCCGCACGCGGCACAAGCAGCGGGGCGTTTGAGGAAGGGATCGGGGAGCAGTATGACGTGGAGGCGGCCGTGCGGTTCGCCGTTGACCGGGGACTTCCCAACCGCTGGCTGGTCGGCTGGTCATTCGGGACCGAACTGGCGCTGATGTACGGTGCCCGGGAGCCGGTGGCCGGGGAGATCGAGGGCGCGGTCCTGTTGTCGCCGCCGCTGCACCGGGCCACGGACAAGCACCTGCAGCTCTGGGCGGAATCGGGCAAGCCCCTGACCGTCCTGGTGCCGGAGCATGACGACTTCCTCCAGCCTGCCGAGGCAGCCGAACGGTTCAGGCTGGTGCCGCAGGCGCGCGTGGTGGGCGTGGACGGGGCCAAGCATCTGTGGGTGGGGGAGAAGTACGCGGGACGGGTCCTGAACGACATCGTGGCGCTGGTCAGCCCCGACCCCGGCGCAGCCCCGCTGCCGCAGGAATGGGACGGCCCGGCGGCCACTGCCGGAGCTTAG
- a CDS encoding ATP/GTP-binding protein, with translation MPRSNRPRRPVSGKGSASGRGTGGKRSGEVPELDLERARAGIARRESAPDGEWMVRTMTARNAEKTYICPECSTAVLPGVAHLVVWKDDHLFGAAAGLAERRHWHTNCWMTRSYRYR, from the coding sequence ATGCCGCGTTCCAACCGTCCCCGCCGTCCCGTTTCCGGCAAGGGTTCCGCATCCGGCAGGGGCACGGGAGGGAAAAGGAGCGGCGAGGTCCCCGAGCTGGACCTGGAACGCGCCCGGGCCGGGATTGCCCGCCGGGAAAGCGCCCCTGACGGCGAGTGGATGGTTCGGACCATGACCGCCAGGAACGCGGAGAAGACCTACATCTGCCCGGAATGCTCCACGGCCGTGCTGCCCGGCGTTGCACATCTGGTGGTCTGGAAGGATGACCACCTCTTTGGTGCGGCAGCCGGCCTGGCGGAGCGGCGGCACTGGCATACCAACTGCTGGATGACGCGCAGCTACCGGTACCGCTGA
- the nucS gene encoding endonuclease NucS translates to MRLVIAHCSVDYVGRLKAHLPLATRLLLVKADGSVLVHSDGGSYKPLNWMSPPATLRVSSPDDVDLELGVVEQWTVQSAKTDDRLIINIHEKITESSHDLGVDPGLIKDGVEADLQRLLAEQIETLGQGYSLIRREYFTAIGPVDILARDADGATVAIELKRRGDIDGVEQLTRYLELLNRDPLLAPVRGIFAAQQIKPQAKVLANDRGIDCVTLDYDAMRGVDDSESRLF, encoded by the coding sequence GTGCGACTTGTCATAGCCCATTGCTCCGTTGATTATGTTGGCCGGCTCAAAGCCCATCTCCCCCTCGCCACCCGGCTCCTGCTGGTCAAGGCGGACGGCTCCGTGCTGGTCCATTCCGACGGCGGTTCCTATAAGCCGCTGAACTGGATGAGCCCGCCTGCCACGCTGCGGGTTTCGTCCCCGGACGACGTGGACCTCGAACTTGGCGTGGTGGAGCAGTGGACCGTGCAGTCGGCCAAGACCGATGACCGGCTCATCATCAACATCCACGAGAAGATCACTGAGTCCTCCCATGACCTGGGCGTGGACCCCGGGCTGATCAAGGACGGGGTGGAAGCGGACCTGCAGCGGCTGCTCGCGGAACAGATCGAGACGCTCGGCCAGGGCTACTCGCTCATCAGGCGCGAGTATTTCACCGCCATTGGCCCCGTTGACATCCTGGCGCGGGACGCTGACGGTGCCACGGTGGCCATCGAGCTCAAGCGCCGGGGAGACATCGACGGGGTGGAGCAGCTGACCCGGTACCTGGAACTGCTCAACCGCGACCCCCTGCTGGCACCGGTGCGCGGAATCTTCGCGGCCCAGCAGATCAAGCCGCAGGCCAAGGTGCTGGCTAACGACCGCGGGATCGATTGCGTGACGCTGGATTACGACGCCATGCGCGGCGTTGACGACAGCGAATCCCGCCTCTTCTAG
- a CDS encoding cold-shock protein, translating to MAQGTVKWFNAEKGFGFITPDDSDGDVFVHYSEIQTGGFKTLDENQRVQFEIGQGAKGPQATGVTLV from the coding sequence ATGGCACAGGGAACCGTCAAGTGGTTCAACGCTGAAAAGGGCTTCGGCTTCATCACCCCGGATGACTCCGATGGCGATGTCTTCGTTCACTACTCCGAAATCCAGACCGGCGGCTTCAAGACCCTCGACGAGAACCAGCGCGTTCAGTTCGAAATCGGCCAGGGTGCCAAGGGCCCCCAGGCCACTGGCGTAACGCTGGTCTAG
- a CDS encoding phosphatidylglycerol lysyltransferase domain-containing protein, protein MWAAVGRPAVRQVLLTLKSMPFTLGVLVTFLAAAALTGSFLDGPPEQLLGLASVSGPGLRGGQWWTLFTSLFFATNPLAYLAASLMIVLLLGLAERKLGRRAAVGLFFGGQFAAVTVFLLVTQLAGYVGDGWLDAMVDDRLIGPYAPVLTAGLAASARITLLWQRRLRTAVLSISLLLVLYVGHAETVIGLIGALLGLLAGWWIQGDQGRLHRHRSTGRETRNLLALTVAVFAVGPILTGITRAPTGPLALLRDVVLSPMPTLNELIFNCGATVDATCLETGRAGFAGPFGLALAVVPVILLLICADGMRRGRRLALNIALAIQLAVTALAAVYLALFALVPSRLQGTHATPLSSAFAHVLPLVGVPLLLAVVLWLNRRQFRVQTRPGARRTLAAVVCGTWLVLASSYTVAWFWSGGLSRDGGLLGLFAELARQYVPVPIPQHFRRVFPERDSAEALLFAYSGPVFWLVALAAVWWILVGRHHGLHFGRQDRSRARELLHQGGGPLSWMALWEPNTYWFSPDGAGGMAFQQHGTVALTLGGAFGDRKAEQRVTEGFLDYCRSQALIPALYSCDDTMWPMLRERGFSRVAVAQETRLALNELEFKGKEWQNVRTALNRAAKLGVHAVWGSYHSLPATLRSRLSEVSEEWAAGKSVPEMGFTLGGVDELDDEEVLCCLAVDGSGAVHGVTSWLPVYDGGRLVSRTLDVMRRGSEGFPGVMEFLIASAVLELRGSVDVISLSGSPLASRPEGPPERGTGAEGTGTEGIGGPADAGQEAPDEGAQNLVRILDLVGHALEPVYGFRSLAAFKSRFKPEYRALYLYYQDPLHLPAIGRALTRAYLPGLSLAQGARLVRKLVT, encoded by the coding sequence ATGTGGGCCGCCGTCGGACGCCCTGCAGTCCGGCAGGTGCTGCTCACGCTAAAGTCCATGCCCTTCACCCTGGGCGTGCTTGTTACCTTCCTTGCCGCCGCGGCGCTGACCGGAAGCTTCCTCGACGGGCCGCCGGAGCAGCTCCTGGGACTGGCCTCCGTCAGCGGCCCCGGGCTGCGCGGCGGGCAGTGGTGGACACTTTTCACCAGCCTCTTCTTCGCCACCAACCCGCTCGCGTACCTGGCAGCGTCGCTGATGATCGTGCTGCTGCTGGGCCTGGCGGAGCGCAAGCTTGGCCGGCGGGCCGCCGTCGGACTGTTCTTTGGCGGGCAGTTCGCGGCCGTCACGGTGTTCCTCCTGGTGACCCAGCTGGCCGGGTATGTGGGCGACGGCTGGCTGGACGCGATGGTGGATGACCGGCTCATCGGCCCCTACGCCCCTGTGCTCACCGCGGGCCTGGCGGCCAGTGCCCGGATCACGCTGCTGTGGCAGCGCCGGCTCCGCACCGCGGTGCTGTCCATTTCCCTGCTGCTGGTCCTCTATGTGGGGCACGCCGAAACCGTCATTGGCCTCATCGGTGCCCTCCTTGGCCTCCTTGCCGGCTGGTGGATCCAGGGGGACCAGGGGAGGCTTCACCGGCACCGGTCCACCGGACGGGAAACCAGGAACCTCCTGGCCCTGACCGTCGCCGTGTTTGCGGTGGGTCCCATCCTGACCGGAATCACGCGGGCGCCGACCGGCCCGCTGGCACTGCTGCGGGATGTCGTGCTAAGCCCGATGCCCACGCTGAATGAATTGATTTTCAACTGCGGTGCCACCGTTGACGCCACCTGCCTGGAAACGGGAAGGGCAGGATTCGCCGGACCCTTCGGCCTGGCGCTGGCCGTGGTCCCCGTCATCCTGCTGCTGATCTGCGCCGACGGCATGCGAAGGGGCCGCCGGCTGGCACTGAACATTGCGCTGGCCATCCAGCTGGCTGTCACTGCCCTCGCGGCGGTCTACCTTGCCTTGTTCGCCCTTGTCCCTTCGCGCCTGCAGGGCACGCACGCAACGCCCCTGTCCTCCGCTTTCGCCCATGTGCTGCCACTCGTGGGTGTCCCGCTGCTGCTGGCGGTGGTCCTGTGGCTGAACCGCCGGCAGTTCCGCGTGCAGACGCGTCCCGGCGCCCGGCGCACGCTCGCGGCGGTGGTCTGCGGAACGTGGCTTGTCCTGGCCAGTTCATACACCGTGGCCTGGTTCTGGTCCGGCGGGCTGTCCCGTGACGGCGGGCTGTTGGGTCTTTTCGCCGAGCTGGCCCGGCAGTACGTCCCGGTGCCGATTCCGCAGCATTTCCGCCGGGTCTTCCCCGAACGCGACAGCGCCGAGGCGCTGCTGTTTGCGTACTCGGGTCCGGTGTTCTGGCTCGTGGCCCTGGCTGCGGTGTGGTGGATCCTGGTGGGGCGGCACCACGGCCTCCACTTCGGGCGGCAGGACCGCAGCCGTGCCCGGGAACTGCTCCACCAGGGCGGCGGCCCCTTGTCCTGGATGGCCCTTTGGGAGCCCAACACGTACTGGTTCAGCCCGGACGGGGCAGGCGGCATGGCATTCCAGCAGCACGGGACCGTGGCCCTGACACTGGGCGGTGCGTTCGGTGACCGCAAGGCAGAGCAGCGGGTGACCGAAGGCTTCCTGGACTACTGCCGCAGCCAGGCTTTGATACCGGCGCTGTATTCCTGTGATGACACCATGTGGCCCATGCTGAGGGAACGTGGCTTTTCCCGCGTGGCCGTCGCCCAGGAGACCCGGCTGGCTCTGAACGAGCTTGAGTTCAAGGGCAAGGAATGGCAGAACGTCAGGACCGCCCTCAACCGCGCCGCGAAGCTGGGGGTCCATGCCGTCTGGGGTTCGTACCATTCGCTGCCCGCAACGCTCCGGTCACGGCTGAGCGAAGTGTCCGAGGAATGGGCGGCCGGCAAGTCCGTTCCGGAGATGGGCTTCACGCTGGGGGGTGTGGACGAGCTCGACGACGAGGAAGTGCTGTGCTGCCTGGCCGTGGACGGCAGCGGTGCTGTCCATGGAGTGACCAGTTGGCTGCCGGTATACGACGGCGGGCGGCTGGTGAGCAGGACGCTGGACGTCATGCGCCGCGGGAGTGAGGGATTTCCGGGAGTGATGGAATTCCTGATTGCCTCCGCCGTGCTGGAATTGCGGGGTTCGGTGGACGTGATCTCCCTTTCGGGGTCGCCGCTGGCCAGCCGGCCCGAAGGCCCTCCGGAACGGGGAACAGGCGCAGAGGGCACAGGCACCGAAGGAATCGGTGGGCCCGCTGACGCAGGGCAGGAGGCTCCCGATGAGGGCGCGCAGAACCTGGTCAGGATCCTTGACCTGGTGGGCCACGCGCTTGAACCGGTCTACGGCTTCCGCTCCCTGGCGGCCTTCAAATCCCGGTTCAAGCCGGAGTACCGCGCCCTCTACCTGTACTACCAGGACCCGCTGCACCTGCCGGCCATCGGCAGGGCGCTGACCCGGGCGTACCTGCCCGGACTTTCCCTGGCACAGGGCGCGAGGCTGGTCCGCAAACTCGTGACTTGA